One stretch of Planctomycetota bacterium DNA includes these proteins:
- a CDS encoding SWIB/MDM2 domain-containing protein, giving the protein MPKKAESAFMKPLQPSPALAKVTGEKPLPRSEVAKKLWAYIKKHGLQDQKNKRMINADDTLKEIFGGKKQVSMFEMTALVSKHLK; this is encoded by the coding sequence ATGAAGCCGCTGCAGCCCAGCCCGGCTTTGGCCAAGGTGACCGGGGAGAAACCCCTCCCCCGCAGCGAGGTCGCCAAGAAGCTCTGGGCCTACATCAAGAAGCACGGCCTGCAAGACCAGAAGAACAAGCGCATGATCAACGCCGACGACACCCTCAAGGAGATCTTCGGCGGCAAGAAACAGGTTTCCATGTTCGAGATGACCGCCCTGGTCAGCAAGCATCTCAAATAG